In Aspergillus nidulans FGSC A4 chromosome II, a single window of DNA contains:
- a CDS encoding cullin culC (transcript_id=CADANIAT00004755) — MVMRARQKIRAPRKGIPVSGDEFEKNWKDLSTSLKKIHTKDASELSFEQLYRNAYSIVKIQRAEDLYERTKELEKEWLCGEVQKRVVAAITPRLLLAKEAVDMQDQFTEATERRETGERFLSALSEVWEDHQICMKMITDVLMYMDRVVALRKVSIYAAAMALFRDHVLRSPVSSSNNAVVADVLKSTVLFMIQLERSGHMIDRALIHSCIKMLEGLYETEAEEESSKLYLTSFEPDYLEASAAFYRAEGKRLLETVDAATFCAVVSARIAEEKERCQYTISLLSESKIKEIVDNELIRNNLAEVVNFEGTGVRVMLDHDRIDNLSKIYALSARVDPKKTHLTAAVQKRIVEMGNEINNASFALAQAPAQPKSTGTDAGQKKEKEKEKPVNQVTSSAIKWVDDILALKKKFDGIWKDAFGSDQVLQSAITASFSSFLNSTPRSSEFLSLFFDENLKKGVKGKTDNEVDALLENGITLLRYIKDKDRFEAYYKKHLSRRLLMKRSMSMDAERQMISKMKMEVGNQFTQRLEAMFRDMTISEDLTASYKQFVREQGDPDKKRFELDINVLTSTMWPMEIMSSSRDGQVELPCIIPKEVETVKQSFEKFYLDKHSGRKLSWQPSMGTADIKATFHRSNGKVQRHELNVSTYAMFILLLFNDIPIGESLTFEEIQARTRIPDNDLIRNLQSLAVAPKTRVLKKVPMSRDVKPTDKFYFNNDFQSPFMKVRIGVVSGGANKVESQDQRKETEEKMNNERGGSIEAAIVRIMKQRKTLIHSNLISEVLSQLSARFVPDVNMVKRRIESLIDREYLERVSEDPPTYGYVA, encoded by the exons ATGGTAATGAGAGCGCGACAGAAAATTCGGGCTCCCCGGAAG GGAATTCCCGTAAGCGGAGACGAATTCGAGAAAAATTGGAAGGATTTATCGACGTCTCTAAAGAAAATACATACGAAAGACGCCTCAGAGTTGTCGTTCGAGCAACTATATCGGAACGCCTATAGCATCGTAAAAATTCAGCGTGCCGAAGACTTGTACGAGCGGACAAAGGAACTTGAGAAAGAATGGCTATGTGGTGAAGTTCAAAAGCGAGTCGTTGCCGCAATCACGCCTAGGCTGTTGCTCGCCAAAGAGGCCGTGGATATGCAAGACCAATTTACGGAGGCTACGGAGAGGCGGGAGACCGGGGAGAGATTCCTTTCGGCCCTAAGTGAGGTGTGGGAGGACCATCAGATCTGTATGAAGATGATTACGGACGTTTTAATGTACATG GATCGAGTCGTTGCGCTTAGGAAAGTTTCCATATACGCCGCCGCCATGGCATTATTTCGCGATCACGTTTTGCGGTCACCTGTGTCGTCGAGTAATAATGCCGTCGTCGCTGATGTGCTCAAGTCTACGGTGTTATTCATGATCCAGTTGGAAAGATCAGGGCACATGATAGACCGAGCTTTAATCCACAGCTGCATTAAGATGCTGGAGGGCCTGTACGAAAcggaggcggaagaggagtCTTCTAAGCTTTATTTGACGTCTTTTGAACCGGACTACTTAGAGGCAAGCGCAGCGTTCTATCGCGCCGAGGGCAAGCGACTGCTAGAAACGGTCGACGCTGCTACGTTCTGCGCTGTTGTCTCTGCTCGCATagcggaagaaaaggaacgcTGTCAGTATACGATCTCTCTCCTTAGCGAATCAAAAATCAAGGAGATAGTGGATAACGAGTTGATCCGCAATAATTTGGCCGAAGTTGTCAATTTTGAGGGGACCGGGGTTCGAGTCATGCTGGACCACGACAGGATAGACAATCTAAGCAAGATTTATGCTCTCAGCGCACGGGTGGATCCTAAAAAGACCCATCTGACTGCCGCTGTACAGAAGCGTATAGTCGAAATGGGTAACGAAATCAACAATGCTTCATTTGCTTTAGCACAGGCACCTGCACAGCCTAAGTCAACTGGGACAGACGCAGGTcagaaaaaagagaaggaaaaagagaagccCGTGAATCAAGTCACATCATCTGCCATCAAATGGGTGGATGACATTCTTGccctcaagaagaagtttgaTGGTATCTGGAAAGATGCCTTTGGGTCTGACCAGGTGCTACAAAGCGCGATTACGGCAAGTTTTTCGAGCTTCCTCAATTCCACCCCCCGCAGCTCAGAGTTTCTTTCGCTCTTTTTTGACGAGAACCTCAAGAAGGGCGTTAAGGGTAAAACGGACAACgaggttgatgctcttctAGAGAACGGAATCACCCTGCTGCGTTATATCAAAGACAAAGACCGCTTTGAGGCCTACTACAAAAAACACCTTTCTCGACGACTACTCATGAAGCGTTCGATGAGCATGGACGCAGAGAGACAGATGATCTCCAaaatgaagatggaagtcGGCAATCAATTCACCCAGCGATTAGAGGCCATGTTTAGAGACATGACCATATCGGAGGATCTGACTGCAAGCTATAAACAGTTTGTACGGGAACAGGGTGACCCCGATAAAAAGCGATTCGAGCTGGACATCAATGTCCTTACCAGCACTATGTGGCCAATGGAAATAATGTCGAGCTCAAGGGATGGTCAGGTTGAGCTTCCGTGCATCATCCCTAAGGAGGTTGAGACTGTCAAGCAGAGCTTTGAGAAGTTCTATCTGGACAAACATAGCGGCCGCAAACTTTCGTGGCAGCCAAGTATGGGTACAGCTGACATTAAAGCAACTTTTCATCGGTCAAATGGCAAAGTGCAGCGTCACGAACTCAACGTGTCCACTTACGCTATGTTTATTCTTTTACTTTTCAATGACATTCCCATAGGCGAGTCCCTCACATTCGAGGAGATCCAGGCGCGCACACGGATTCCAGATAACGATCTCATTCGAAACTTACAGTCACTTGCCGTTGCACCCAAGACTCGAGTCCTCAAGAAGGTCCCGATGAGTAGGGACGTCAAACCGACGGATAAGTTCTATTTCAACAATGATTTCCAAAGTCCATTCATGAAAGTACGAATCGGTGTGGTCAGCGGCGGAGCCAACAAGGTCGAGAGCCAGGACCAGAGAAAGGAGacagaggagaagatgaacaaCGAGCGCGGCGGCAGTATTGAGGCCGCTATTGTGCGCATCATGAA ACAACGCAAAACATTAATCCATTCAAACCTTATTAGCGAAGTGCTTAGCCAGTTATCTGCCCGTTTCGTACCCGACGTTAACATGGTCAAGCGGCGAATCGAAAGTCTAATTGATCGCGAGTACCTCGAGCGTGTTTCCGAGGACCCCCCGACATACGGTTATGTTGCGTGA
- a CDS encoding uncharacterized protein (transcript_id=CADANIAT00004752) encodes MYRRLPGDGTKLQRHDWQDQGKGHSLYNGTLMQWGIHTEKRNGSGEDEGQDWCRGRVRA; translated from the exons ATGTACCGGAGACTTCCTGGTGACGGAACCAAGCTACAGCGGCATGACTGGCAGGATCAG GGGAAGGGCCACAGTCTGTACAATGGTACGCTAATGCAATGGGGAATACACACCGAGAAGCGGAACGGTTcaggcgaggacgaggggCAAGACTGGTGCCGCGGACGGGTGCGGGCTtaa
- the sld5 gene encoding putative GINS DNA replication complex subunit Sld5 (transcript_id=CADANIAT00004754) gives MEIDDILASVDHTDISSPESTALDHQLLTRFWVAERSVPELLPWPARLMERMMERVRQQIETIEDLAAASSEPTSSTVNPNATLTLSILQTDLSRSQYLLRSLLRNRLSKLTKHSMHYLLLSSHNPPNPPPASGSSEAKYQTPEDSVPLPDPDNLPRSSPLSPSETTFLYTHQQLLAKHFGSSFLNSFPPQLRRLDDNAGGTSMVQGPDTREAVFVRCLADEVLLLAPPGPGEGDDGEEVYGGTMRMGDVWVVRWEAVKEAWERGDVEVL, from the exons ATGGAAATCGACGACATTCTCGCATCCGTCGACCACACCGACATCTCCAGCCCGGAGTCTACAGCCCTCGACCACCAACTCCTCACCCGTTTCTGGGTCGCCGAGCGCAGCGTCCCAGAGCTTCTGCCCTGGCCCGCGCGATTGATGGAGCGCATGATGGAACGCGTACGGCAGCAG ATCGAAACGATCGAAGACCTCGCCGCCGCTTCCTCAGAACCAACAAGCAGCACAGTAAATCCAAACGCAACGCTCACCCTCTCCATTCTGCAAACCGACCTCTCCCGCAGTCAATATCTCCTCCGCTCATTACTGCGCAATCGCCTCTCGAAACTCACAAAGCACAGCATGCATTACCTACTTCTCTCTTCTCACAATCCACCAAATCCCCCACCAGCCTCGGGAAGCTCCGAAGCAAAGTACCAAACGCCTGAAGACTCAGTACCCCTCCCGGACCCAGACAACCTCCCAAGATCGTCACCACTCAGTCCCTCCGAAACAACGTTCCTCTATACACACCAGCAACTGCTCGCGAAACATTTCGGGTCGAGCTTTCTGAATAGTTTTCCGCCGCAGCTTCGACGGTTGGATGATAATGCGGGCGGGACGAGTATGGTGCAGGGGCCGGATACGCGGGAGGCTGTTTTTGTAAGGTGTTTGGCAGATGAGGTGCTGCTTCTTGCGCCGCCAGGCCCcggcgagggtgatgatggggaggaggtgtATGGGGGTACGATGAGGATGGGAGACGTTTGGGTTGTTAGGTGGGAGGCTGTTAAGGAGGCTTGGGAGAGGGGAGATGTGGAGGTTTTGTGA
- the nimT gene encoding tyrosine protein phosphatase nimT (transcript_id=CADANIAT00004753) — translation MEHSSPLAAMQPPSVMLGHCFRSDAPTSYHGFSPLPGLGPGGFNFKDLSMKRSNGDYFGTKVVRGSSPTASLAADLSQNFHIDQSPQVATPRRSLFSACLLGNGNRRGVDDAMTTPPLPSSSPAPAMDIMDMSPLPHKPPFISTPEIELDSPTLESSPMDTTMMSTDGLVPDSPTVLPKDGKQERRRPTFLRPSLARSKAQSFQVGMTRPAPESQGPPFKFQTNGINKTSSGVAASLEDMFGESPQRERPMMRINSTSGLNSRLRPPLGSGSHVRGNGSPSAASVRKSAHPNMRPRKQCRRSLSMYEHPEDVIADSEVSYTSNAPLQSISDFEETQALQLPHFIPEEQADNLPRIDKATLVDIKEGKYDNMFDNIMIIDCRFEYEYDGGHIVGAVNYNDKENLAAELFADPKPRTAIVFHCEYSVHRAPLMAKYIRHRDRAYNVDHYPQLSYPDMYILEGGYSGFFAEHRSLCYPQNYVEMSAKEHEFACERGLGKVKQRSKLSRAQTFAFGQQSPEMEDSPTGRCRNNPGDRKLLASPFNDSPGSRFPGRRMLSY, via the exons ATGGAACATTCCTCGCCTTTGGCTGCCATGCAGCCTCCGTCTGTAATGCTGGGGCATTGTTTCCGTTCAGATGCACCGACGTCTTATCATGGATTTAGTCCTCTACCAGGGCTAGGCCCCGGCGGGTTTAACTTCAAGGACTTGTCCATGAAGAGGTCTAACGGAGACTACTTCGGTACGAAGGTCGTCCGGGGCTCATCTCCAACAGCGAGCCTTGCTGCAGATCTGTCTCAGAATTTTCACATTGATCAGAG CCCCCAGGTTGCTACGCCACGACGGTCTTTGTTCTCTGCTTGCCTACTGGGAAATGGAAACAGACGTG GGGTCGATGATGCGATGACCACTCCGccccttccatcctcatcacctGCACCCGCGATGGATATCATGGACATGTCCCCACTGCCTCACAAACCTCCATTTATCAGTACGCCTGAAATCGAGCTGGACTCGCCAACTCTGGAGAGCTCCCCAATGGACACGACTATGATGTCAACTGATGGCCTTGTTCCGGATTCACCAACGGTTCTACCGAAGGATGGTAAACAAGA GAGAAGACGTCCGACTTTTCTGCGGCCTAGCTTGGCGAGAAGCAAAGCGCAGTCCTTCCAGGTCGGAATGACCAGACCTGCCCCGGAAAGCCAAGGACCGCCCTTCAAGTTTCAGACCAATGGAATCAACAAGACATCATCAGGCGTAGCTGCATCATTGGAGGACATGTTTGGCGAATCCCCACAGCGTGAACGGCCCATGATGCGCATCAATTCAACCAGTGGCCTCAACTCGCGTTTAAGACCACCATTAGGAAGCGGGAGCCATGTCCGTGGCAATGGTTCACCATCGGCGGCTTCAGTTCGGAAAAGTGCGCACCCGAATATGCGGCCCCGCAAGCAATGCAGAAGATCATTGAGTATGTACGAACATCCCGAGGATGTAATTGCCGACAGCGAGGTTTCTTATACATCAAATGCACCACTCCAGTCCATTAGCGACTTCGAAGAAACACAGGCTCTGCAGCTACCTCACTTCATTCCCGAGGAGCAAGCAGACAATTTACCTCGCATCGACAAGGCCACCCTCGTGGATATCAAAGAGGGAAAATATGATAATATGTTTGACAATATCATGATCATTGATTGCCGGTTTGAATATGAATACGATGGCGGGCACATCGTCGGAGCTGTCAATTACAATGACAAGGAGAATCTGGCCGCCGAACTTTTTGCGGACCCGAAGCCACGGACTGCTATAGTCTTCCACTGCGAGTATTCGGTACACAGGGCTCCTCTTATGGCCAAGTATATCCGGCATCGGGATCGTGCTTATAATGTGGATCATTACCCCCAACTATCTTATCCTGATATGTACATTCTAGAAGGGGGCTACAGTGGTTTCTTTGCTGAGCATCGATCGCTGTGCTACCCTCAAAACTACGTCGAAATGTCCGCTAAGGAGCACGAGTTTGCTTGCGAGCGTGGACTTGGAAAGGTCAAGCAGCGGTCCAAATTGAGCAGGGCCCAGACTTTTGCCTTTGGCCAACAGTCCCCGGAAATGGAGGATAGTCCTACCGGGAGGTGTAGGAACAACCCCGGTGATCGCAAACTTCTCGCTTCTCCGTTCAATGACAGTCCTGGCAGCCGCTTTCCTGGCCGTCGCATGCTTTCATACTAA